A DNA window from Blastocatellia bacterium contains the following coding sequences:
- a CDS encoding TlyA family RNA methyltransferase, whose translation MAKERLDKLVVERGLAESRTRAQALILAGHVLVAEQRADKPGQMIDAALEIRLKGELPRYVGRGGLKLEAALREFHIDPSDRTCIDVGASTGGFTDCLLQHGAARVWAIDVGHNQLAWKMRQDARVVVIEGQNARDLDPLQFPALFDLATIDVSFISLAKIFPALAACLADGAAVIALVKPQFEVGRGEVGRGGIVTDAQKHRRVLYDIARAAASMSLLPVAVIESPILGAEGNREFLMHLQKTGVAQAMQPTVEAQIIALTP comes from the coding sequence ATGGCTAAGGAGCGACTCGATAAACTGGTCGTTGAACGCGGCCTGGCCGAGAGCCGGACGCGGGCGCAGGCGTTGATTCTGGCCGGCCATGTGCTGGTCGCCGAGCAGCGCGCCGACAAGCCCGGCCAGATGATCGATGCGGCGCTTGAGATACGCCTCAAAGGCGAGCTGCCGCGCTACGTCGGCCGCGGCGGCTTGAAGCTCGAAGCGGCGCTGCGCGAGTTTCATATCGATCCGAGCGACCGCACCTGCATCGATGTCGGCGCTTCGACCGGCGGCTTCACCGATTGTTTGCTGCAACATGGCGCGGCGCGCGTGTGGGCGATTGATGTCGGCCACAACCAACTGGCGTGGAAGATGCGCCAGGATGCCCGCGTCGTCGTCATCGAAGGCCAGAACGCCCGCGACCTCGACCCTCTTCAGTTCCCTGCCCTCTTCGATCTGGCAACCATAGATGTATCGTTCATCTCGCTGGCGAAGATATTCCCGGCGCTCGCCGCGTGCCTTGCCGATGGCGCGGCGGTCATTGCGCTCGTCAAGCCGCAGTTTGAAGTCGGGCGCGGCGAAGTCGGGCGCGGCGGCATCGTCACCGACGCGCAGAAGCATCGGCGCGTGCTCTACGACATCGCTCGCGCCGCGGCATCAATGAGCCTGTTGCCGGTTGCCGTGATCGAATCGCCGATCCTCGGGGCTGAAGGCAATCGCGAGTTCTTGATGCATTTGCAAAAGACCGGCGTGGCGCAAGCCATGCAACCAACGGTTGAAGCGCAGATCATCGCGCTGACGCCCTGA